A genomic region of Thiohalophilus sp. contains the following coding sequences:
- a CDS encoding LapA family protein, whose product MLKIIYIAVIVLLVITGLIFAVLNAEPVQFNYYFDSLSIPLSLSMLVAMILGAILGVLASAGAILRQKREIHRLRKAVDVAEKEVNNLRSLPLRDDH is encoded by the coding sequence ATGCTAAAAATAATCTACATTGCCGTGATTGTGTTGCTGGTCATCACCGGCCTGATATTCGCCGTGCTCAATGCCGAGCCGGTGCAGTTCAACTATTACTTCGACAGCCTCTCCATTCCCCTCTCTTTGTCCATGCTGGTGGCGATGATCCTCGGTGCGATCCTCGGGGTCCTGGCCAGTGCCGGCGCCATCTTACGCCAGAAACGGGAGATCCATCGTCTGCGCAAGGCGGTGGATGTGGCGGAAAAAGAAGTCAATAACCTGCGTTCGCTGCCGCTACGCGACGATCATTGA
- the lapB gene encoding lipopolysaccharide assembly protein LapB — MGIEILFLLLPVAALSGWLLGRRGTAARRRDDGCLEMPSEYIKGLNYILNEQQDKAIDLFIQMLDVNSETVETHLALGSLFRRRGEVDRAIRIHQNLIARPTLNKSQRALALFELGQDYMRAGLLDRAESLFGELVDSAPHSEAALRYLVDIYQQEKDWDDAIRAAHRLEQCANTDLSFMVAQFYCEQADQALRQGEPSRALKLLRRALGEDRHCVRASIMEGDIERSAGNYKAALKAYQRIEQQDPEYLSEVIQPMLECYKALQRKDDAIDYFKTLLDKYAGISTMLVLADLIEERDGELASTEFITRFLKQRPSVRGMDRLIELNMGQASDTVREKLHVLKDVTDQILTNKSVYNCVHCGFSGKSLHWQCPSCKHWNTIKPIHGVEGE, encoded by the coding sequence ATGGGTATCGAGATCCTCTTTTTGCTGCTGCCGGTGGCGGCGCTATCCGGCTGGTTGCTGGGGCGCCGGGGCACGGCCGCGCGCCGTCGCGATGACGGTTGCCTGGAAATGCCCAGTGAATATATCAAGGGCCTCAATTACATCCTCAATGAACAGCAGGACAAGGCGATCGACCTGTTTATCCAGATGCTGGATGTCAACAGCGAGACCGTGGAAACGCATCTGGCCCTGGGCAGTCTGTTCCGTCGCCGTGGCGAAGTGGATCGCGCCATCCGGATTCATCAAAACCTGATCGCCCGCCCGACACTCAACAAATCGCAACGTGCCCTGGCCCTGTTCGAACTGGGACAGGATTACATGCGCGCCGGACTGCTGGATCGGGCTGAATCGCTGTTCGGTGAGCTGGTCGACAGTGCGCCCCATTCCGAAGCGGCCCTGCGGTATCTGGTGGACATCTATCAGCAGGAAAAGGACTGGGATGACGCTATCCGGGCGGCACATCGCCTGGAACAATGCGCCAATACGGATCTGTCGTTCATGGTGGCCCAGTTCTACTGCGAACAGGCGGATCAGGCGCTGCGTCAGGGCGAGCCGTCGCGTGCCTTGAAACTGTTGCGCCGTGCCCTGGGCGAGGATCGTCACTGCGTGCGGGCCAGCATAATGGAAGGGGATATCGAGCGCAGTGCCGGCAATTACAAGGCTGCCCTGAAGGCATATCAACGTATCGAACAGCAGGATCCCGAGTATCTTTCCGAAGTCATTCAGCCAATGCTCGAATGTTACAAGGCGCTGCAACGCAAGGACGACGCGATCGATTATTTCAAGACATTGCTGGATAAATACGCCGGTATCTCCACCATGCTGGTACTGGCCGATCTGATTGAAGAGCGTGACGGGGAACTGGCATCCACGGAGTTTATTACCCGCTTTCTCAAACAACGGCCTTCGGTGCGCGGTATGGATCGGCTGATCGAACTGAATATGGGGCAGGCCAGTGACACGGTGCGCGAAAAATTGCATGTTCTCAAAGACGTAACCGATCAGATTCTGACCAATAAATCCGTGTATAACTGTGTCCATTGCGGTTTCAGTGGCAAGTCCCTGCACTGGCAATGTCCCAGCTGCAAGCACTGGAACACCATTAAACCGATTCACGGGGTAGAAGGAGAGTAA
- the pyrF gene encoding orotidine-5'-phosphate decarboxylase produces the protein MRCSSPVIVALDYANAREALEFVDKVSPVRCRLKVGKELFTAEGPQLVRDLVARDFDVFLDLKFHDIPNTVARACAAAAELGVWMINVHTLGGSKMMSAARDAVAQSSHKPLLIGVTILTSMGTEDLREVGLSGEPMDHVEKLATLAAQSGLDGVVCSSQEVSRLRQTLPEDFQLVTPGIRPAGSAGDDQTRIMTPARAIGAGSNYLVIGRPITQAADPMQALDEIENSLQLAVGS, from the coding sequence GTGCGTTGTTCATCACCGGTTATTGTTGCACTCGATTATGCCAATGCCCGCGAGGCCCTGGAATTTGTCGACAAAGTCTCGCCGGTGCGTTGCCGCCTGAAAGTCGGCAAAGAGCTGTTCACCGCCGAAGGTCCGCAACTGGTCCGCGATCTGGTCGCTCGCGACTTCGATGTCTTTCTGGATCTCAAGTTCCACGACATTCCCAATACCGTGGCCAGAGCCTGTGCCGCGGCAGCCGAACTCGGCGTATGGATGATCAACGTACATACCCTGGGCGGCTCGAAAATGATGAGCGCCGCCCGCGATGCCGTGGCGCAATCTTCCCACAAACCGTTATTAATCGGTGTGACGATCCTCACCAGCATGGGGACCGAGGATCTACGCGAAGTGGGCTTGTCCGGTGAACCGATGGACCACGTCGAGAAACTGGCCACACTGGCGGCGCAAAGCGGACTGGACGGTGTCGTCTGCTCCTCACAGGAAGTCAGCCGCTTGCGCCAGACGTTGCCGGAAGATTTTCAGCTGGTGACCCCCGGCATCCGGCCGGCCGGCAGTGCCGGCGACGACCAGACCCGCATCATGACCCCGGCCAGGGCGATCGGTGCCGGCAGCAATTATCTCGTCATTGGCCGCCCCATCACCCAGGCCGCGGATCCCATGCAGGCGCTGGACGAAATAGAAAATAGTCTTCAGTTGGCAGTTGGCAGTTAG
- a CDS encoding helix-hairpin-helix domain-containing protein, translated as MKKLIQTLVFSLSMLFAGIAIAGPVDINTASATELATNINGVGEKKAVAIVEYRNQHGPFKKVEDLQKVQGIGPGILSKNRDNLKLASKQAKLDHEK; from the coding sequence ATGAAAAAACTGATTCAAACTCTCGTTTTCTCTCTCAGCATGCTGTTTGCCGGAATCGCCATTGCCGGACCGGTAGATATCAACACAGCAAGCGCCACGGAACTGGCCACCAACATCAACGGTGTGGGTGAAAAGAAAGCCGTGGCCATCGTCGAGTACCGTAACCAGCATGGTCCCTTCAAGAAAGTTGAAGACCTGCAGAAAGTCCAGGGTATCGGTCCCGGCATTCTTTCCAAAAATCGGGATAACCTCAAACTGGCTTCAAAGCAGGCCAAACTCGATCACGAAAAATAA